Proteins encoded by one window of Hypomesus transpacificus isolate Combined female unplaced genomic scaffold, fHypTra1 scaffold_116, whole genome shotgun sequence:
- the LOC124488012 gene encoding connector enhancer of kinase suppressor of ras 2-like, which yields MALVMEPVSKWSSSQVVDWMKGLDDCLQQYIKTFEREKVGGDQLLRITHQELEDLGVSRIGHQEFILEAVDLLCALNYGLETENLKTLSHKLNASAKNLQNFIAGRRRSGQYDGRTARKLPNDFLTSVVDLIAAAKSLLAWLDRCYFFFRSPFAAVADYSMTRNNVIQLCLELTTIVQQDCSVYETENKILHVCKTLSEVCDHIISLSSDPMVSQSAHLEVVQLANVKSTEGLGMYIKSTYDGLHVITGTTEGSLADRCKKIHAGDEVIQVNHQTVVGWQLKNLVNSLRGDPGGVTLTLKKRPQSTLTSTPALLKNMRWKPLALQPIIPQSPGSSVATPTSTLSTPSRRDSCALQDLYIPPPPEEPYTPRDDQGTLQGEDSHPDVPVATGSESPNSFLDQECRRRFPLVEDDTVLYCYEYDQSQGPPPVRRGSTPTYGRLRPISMPVEYNWVGDYEDPGKLKRESRRENSLLRFVSEDKASVPEYLTAGRSLGQSRKRSDKAGSPAHYALVPALQMEVSMSTSSSDSASLYHMFERSSLRSVSRKKNKLGGSLSSISKRRISCKDLGRGDCEGWLWKKKDAKSYFSQKWKKYWFILKDTCLYWYMNEEDEKAEGFVSLPEFKIDRASECRRKFAFKACHPKIKSFYFAAENVDDMNRWLSRLTMAVAGYSEQERLRQGQDYWSESDHEDVEMPSMSKQDSPPPPYDTYPRPPSQLSGSLQASQMSPYLEPKHRLSSSDTFQSRSSHEDFRPDSSQEGGGGGGTSPGQKSSSQRRSWQDLIETPLGSSGLHYLQTLPLEEAMLLESGGGFSLAEHRRQSTLPAQRSFLQEHYGPLPVPISPLIPAEVLGKPRSFTLPRDSGLHAILAASAGASDHREAHRYGGGHHIDSGCDTEGRPQADSLGDLYRALERANLGSAGEHRTPARLEYKRSFVRRVNDPLLSEKLHRLRILQSALKNVPLRDSDPSMGFLG from the exons AACTACGGCTTGGAGACGGAGAACCTGAAGACCCTGTCCCACAAGCTCAACGCGTCCGCCAAGAACCTGCAGAACTTCATTGCCGGGCGCCGCCGCAGCGGCCAGTACGACGGCCGCACCGCCCGCAAGCTCCCCAACGACTTCCTCACCTCCGTCGTGGACCTCATCGCCGCGGCCAAGAGCCTGCTGGCCTGGCTGGATAG GTGCTATTTCTTTTTCAGGTCTCCTTTTGCCGCAGTGGCGGACTATTCCATGACGAGAAATAACGTCATTCAACTGTGTCTGGAACTCACTACTATTGTGCAGCAG GATTGTTCCGTGTACGAGACCGAGAACAAGATCCTGCATGTG tgtaAGACCCTGTCCGAGGTGTGCGACCACATCATCTCTCTGTCGTCCGACCCCATGGTCTCCCAGTCTGCCCACCTGGAGGTGGTCCAGCTGGCCAACGTCAAGTCCACCGAGGGCCTG GGCATGTACATCAAATCAACATACGACGGCCTACACGTCATCACCGGGACCACCGAAGGC tcCCTGGCCGACCGCTGTAAGAAAATCCATGCCGGGGATGAAGTCATCCAAGTCAACCATCAGACCGTG GTGGGCTGGCAGTTGAAGAACCTCGTCAACTCCCTGCGTGGGGACCCGGGGGGagtaaccctgaccctaaaGAAGCGCCCCCAGAGCACTCTCACCTCCACCCCGGCCCTGCTGAAGAATATGAGATGGAAGCCTTTAGCTCTGCAA CCAATCATCCCTCAGAGCCCTGGCAGCAGCGTGGCCACGCCCACCAGCACGCTCAGCACTCCGTCCAGGAGGGACAGCTGCGCCCTGCAGGACCTCTACATCCCCCCTCCGCCTGAGGAGCCCTACACtcctag AGACGACCAGGGGACCCTCCAGGGGGAGGACTCTCATCCGGACGTCCCCGTCGCCACGGGCTCCGAGTCGCCCAACTCCTTCCTGGACCAGGAGTGCCGGAGGCGCTTCCCTCTCGTGGAAGACGACACCGTCCTCTACTGCTACGAGTACGACCAGAGCCAGGGCCCGCCGCCGGTCCGCCGAGGCAGCACGCCCACGTATG GCAGACTCAGACCCATCTCCATGCCAGTGGAATATAACTGGGTGGGAGACTATGAAGACCCGGGCAAGCTGAAGAGAGAAAGCAGGAGAG AGAACTCCCTCTTGCGGTTTGTGAGCGAGGACAAGGCCTCGGTCCCGGAGTACCTGACCGCCGGACGCAGTCTGGgccagagcaggaagaggagcgaCAAGGCAGGAAGTCCCGCCCACTACGCCCTGGTTCCCGCCCTTCAGATGGAGGTGTCCATGTCCACCTCGAGCTCCGACTCCGCTTCCCTTTACCAC ATGTTTGAGAGGTCCTCGCTTCGCTCAGTGTCTCGGAAAAAGAACAAAC TAGggggctctctctcctccatcagcAAGCGGCGCATCTCCTGTAAGGACCTGGGCCGAGGAGACTGTGAGGGCTGGCTGTGGAAGAAGAAGGATGCCAAAAGCTACTTTTCTCAGAAGTGGAAAAAGTACTGGTTCATTCTGAAAGATACCTGCTTGTACTGGTACATGAACGAAGAG GATGAGAAGGCAGAGGGCTTTGTGAGTCTCCCAGAGTTCAAGATTGACAGGGCGTCCGAATGCCGAAGGAAATT TGCTTTCAAGGCCTGCCACCCGAAGATTAAAAGTTTCTACTTCGCTGCGGAAAATGTGGATGACATGAACAG GTGGTTAAGCCGCCTGACCATGGCGGTGGCTGGTTATTCGGAACAGGAGAGGCTTCGACAAGGCCAAG ACTACTGGAGTGAGAGCGACCACGAGGACGTGGAGATGCCTTCCATGTCCAAACAGGatagccctcctcccccttacgACACCTACCCCAGACCCCCCTCA CAACTCTCCGGGTCCCTGCAGGCGTCCCAGATGAGCCCCTACCTGGAGCCCAAACACCGCCTGTCCTCCTCGGACACCTTCCAGTCCCGCTCCTCCCACGAGGACTTCCGCCCCGACTCGTCCCAGgagggcggcggcggcggcggcaccTCCCCGGGGCAGAAGTCGTCCAGCCAGCGGCGCTCGTGGCAGGACCTGATTGAGACCCCCCTGGGCAGCTCGGGGCTGCACTACCTCCAGACCCTGCCCCTGGAGGAGGCCATGCTCCTGGAGTCCGGAGGAGGGTTCTCTTTGGCGGAGCACCGCAGGCAGTCCACCCTCCCCGCCCAGCGCAGCTTCCTGCAGGAGCACTACGGGCCCCTGCCGGTTCCCATCAGTCCCCTCATCCCCGCGGAGGTGCTCGGGAAACCTCGTAGCTTCACCCTGCCCCGCGACAGCGGCCTCCACGCCATCCTGGCAGCCTCAGCCGGAGCCTCCGATCACAGAGAGGCCCACCGCTACGGAGGAGGCCATCACATAGACTCAG GATGTGACACGGAGGGCAGGCCCCAGGCCGACTCCCTGGGTGACCTGTATCGGGCCCTGGAGAGGGCCAACCTGGGCTCGGCCGGCGAGCACCGGACGCCCGCCCGTCTGGAGTACAAGCGCTCCTTCGTCCGGCGCGTCAACGACCCGCTCCTCAGCGAGAAGCTGCACCGTCTCCGCATCCTACAGAGCGCGCTCAAG